A stretch of the Mycolicibacterium celeriflavum genome encodes the following:
- a CDS encoding DUF1214 domain-containing protein yields the protein MAFGDGPDDAALKSAWESFCDRLKAAGDRVFKDHNPASGVHRVDGFRFLTQNLGQAFDLALETRDTRYPMIHTFCHAGRKLGGDCADFLYQQAWIDGRSTYRITGERGTASFLNITVQGHAARGRVLHEPFGDVPEANLTGAQLHTSPGGDFEIYIGGPQRDGNWLPTTLGTRKLFIRQGFDRWDERPAQMHIERVDMDSSRPLPNPADMVAAIDWAGDFLTGMMADWPEYPFVYGGVDADRPNAFPEIASTGADAKRGRAAVNMHWRLKPDEAVIIEFDAHDGLWMLTNMGAFFTSMDYLYRPVSYTPSRTAVDDDDRVRIILCHDDPGYHNWLDTQGFERGNLTYRHMLDGEPATLTTRLVKRANLADALPPDTATVTQAQRTAQMWERFRSVRQRYGW from the coding sequence ATGGCGTTCGGAGACGGCCCGGATGATGCGGCGCTTAAGTCGGCGTGGGAATCCTTCTGCGACCGGTTGAAAGCGGCGGGGGATCGGGTCTTCAAGGACCACAACCCGGCGTCCGGCGTCCATCGTGTCGACGGATTCCGTTTCCTGACACAGAATCTGGGTCAGGCCTTCGACCTCGCACTGGAGACCCGGGACACGCGATACCCGATGATCCACACGTTCTGCCATGCCGGACGCAAACTCGGCGGCGACTGTGCGGACTTCCTCTACCAGCAGGCATGGATCGACGGGAGGTCGACCTACCGCATCACCGGCGAACGCGGCACGGCCAGCTTTCTCAACATCACCGTGCAGGGCCACGCCGCGAGGGGCCGGGTATTGCACGAACCGTTCGGCGATGTGCCCGAGGCAAATCTGACCGGCGCGCAATTGCACACGTCACCCGGCGGAGATTTCGAGATCTACATCGGCGGGCCGCAGCGCGACGGGAACTGGCTGCCCACCACGCTGGGGACGCGAAAGCTGTTCATCCGCCAGGGTTTCGACCGCTGGGATGAGCGACCGGCCCAGATGCACATCGAGCGCGTCGACATGGATTCGTCCCGACCGCTGCCGAATCCTGCAGACATGGTGGCGGCGATCGACTGGGCGGGCGACTTCCTGACCGGAATGATGGCCGACTGGCCCGAATACCCTTTCGTCTATGGGGGAGTCGACGCCGACCGGCCCAACGCGTTCCCCGAGATCGCGTCGACGGGCGCGGACGCGAAGCGAGGCCGCGCCGCGGTGAACATGCACTGGCGCCTCAAGCCCGACGAGGCGGTGATCATCGAGTTCGACGCGCACGACGGGCTGTGGATGCTGACCAACATGGGTGCCTTTTTCACCAGCATGGACTACCTGTACCGCCCGGTGAGCTACACGCCCAGTCGCACCGCAGTCGACGACGACGACCGGGTGCGAATCATCCTCTGTCACGACGACCCGGGCTATCACAACTGGTTGGACACACAGGGATTCGAGCGGGGGAACCTGACCTACCGGCACATGCTTGATGGCGAGCCCGCAACATTGACCACGCGGCTGGTCAAGCGCGCGAATCTCGCCGACGCGCTTCCACCGGACACCGCGACGGTGACGCAGGCGCAGCGCACCGCTCAGATGTGGGAACGCTTCCGCAGTGTTCGGCAGCGCTACGGGTGGTAG
- a CDS encoding NADH-ubiquinone oxidoreductase-F iron-sulfur binding region domain-containing protein → MRRLGSGLGCGAISILTDDCPVAVAASVMAYFDRENAGQCGSCFNGTAAMSAVASALRDGWRPTTTSRAFNGGRWCCAVAAPAALDGATNIAASLLHQFPQAIARHLANDCQTCRAGAFEAVRPYEVEAVAQS, encoded by the coding sequence ATGCGCCGCCTGGGCAGTGGCCTCGGATGCGGGGCCATTTCCATCCTGACCGACGACTGCCCGGTGGCCGTCGCCGCGTCGGTGATGGCCTACTTCGACCGCGAGAACGCCGGCCAGTGCGGAAGCTGCTTCAACGGCACCGCCGCCATGAGCGCGGTCGCCTCCGCACTACGCGACGGGTGGCGACCGACGACGACGTCGCGCGCCTTCAACGGTGGTCGGTGGTGTTGCGCGGTCGCGGCGCCTGCGGCACTCGACGGCGCCACCAACATCGCCGCCAGCCTGCTGCACCAGTTCCCGCAGGCAATCGCCCGCCATCTGGCCAACGACTGCCAGACCTGCCGCGCCGGCGCCTTCGAAGCAGTCCGACCCTACGAAGTGGAGGCGGTGGCCCAATCATGA
- a CDS encoding enoyl-CoA hydratase/isomerase family protein — MTETLDIDRSKPGVVVVQLNRPNQLNAINEAMRDELVWTLDQIAADTSVHSVVLTGAGRGFCSGIDVRSFGPTAPDASAPAIERMRFQEAMAALPQAIRALPQPVVAAVNGPCVGAGLALCLAADIRICSTAATFGNAAILLGLSGAEMGMSYHLPRIVGTSVAADWMLTGRTVSAEEADRRGLVSALVEPDRLIERAVELATTIAGLSALGVQLTKRALQANTDAPLDAALELENRNQVLSHATDEAAQRRRKWSDT; from the coding sequence GTGACCGAGACGCTCGATATCGACCGGTCGAAACCCGGCGTCGTTGTCGTGCAACTGAATCGGCCCAACCAGCTCAACGCGATCAACGAGGCCATGCGCGACGAGCTCGTGTGGACGCTCGACCAGATCGCCGCGGACACGTCAGTGCATTCGGTGGTGCTGACCGGTGCCGGGCGCGGGTTCTGCTCCGGTATCGACGTGCGGAGTTTCGGCCCCACGGCGCCGGATGCGTCGGCGCCCGCGATCGAGCGGATGCGCTTTCAGGAGGCCATGGCCGCGCTGCCGCAGGCGATCCGGGCGCTGCCGCAGCCGGTCGTCGCGGCGGTGAACGGCCCGTGTGTCGGCGCGGGGCTGGCGTTGTGCCTGGCCGCCGATATCCGCATCTGTTCGACCGCAGCGACATTCGGCAACGCCGCGATCCTGCTCGGCCTGTCCGGCGCCGAAATGGGCATGAGTTATCACCTGCCCAGGATCGTCGGGACCAGCGTCGCGGCCGACTGGATGTTGACCGGCCGCACCGTGTCCGCCGAGGAAGCCGACCGCCGCGGCCTGGTCAGCGCGCTCGTCGAACCGGACCGGCTGATCGAGCGGGCGGTCGAGTTGGCCACGACGATTGCGGGCCTCTCGGCGCTGGGCGTGCAGTTGACCAAGCGGGCCCTGCAGGCCAACACCGACGCACCGCTGGACGCCGCGCTCGAACTGGAGAACCGCAACCAGGTGCTCAGCCATGCGACCGACGAGGCGGCGCAGCGGCGGCGCAAGTGGTCGGACACCTGA
- a CDS encoding mycofactocin-coupled SDR family oxidoreductase gives MGRVQGKVAFVTGAARGQGRSHAVRLAEEGADIIAVDLCENIDTIGYPMATPEDLEETAAFIEKTGQRVVTAKADVREASQLKAALEDGISQLGGLDIVVAQAGVAGMKGQPPLQAWIDVINTNLIGTINAIQVSLLHLKEGASIIATGSTAALMDTHQKNDPGNDPGGMAYVHSKRALSAYVHDLATELAPRGIRANVVHPTNCNTNMLQSEPMYRSFRPDLEKPELKDAEPVFYVQQAMKVPWIEPEDISNAVLWLASDEARFVTGAQLRVDAGGYLKWYDYHN, from the coding sequence GTGGGACGCGTACAGGGAAAGGTCGCATTCGTCACCGGTGCGGCGCGTGGGCAGGGGCGTAGCCATGCGGTACGGCTGGCCGAGGAAGGCGCCGACATCATCGCGGTCGACCTCTGCGAGAACATCGACACCATCGGCTACCCGATGGCCACCCCGGAGGATCTCGAGGAGACCGCGGCCTTCATCGAGAAGACCGGTCAGCGCGTGGTCACCGCCAAGGCCGACGTGCGCGAGGCCTCGCAGCTGAAAGCCGCGCTCGAGGACGGTATCTCCCAGCTCGGCGGACTGGACATCGTCGTCGCGCAGGCCGGTGTCGCGGGGATGAAAGGCCAACCGCCGCTGCAGGCGTGGATCGACGTCATCAACACGAACCTGATCGGCACCATCAACGCGATCCAGGTGTCGCTGCTGCACCTCAAGGAGGGCGCGTCGATCATCGCGACCGGATCCACCGCGGCACTGATGGACACCCACCAGAAGAACGACCCGGGTAATGACCCCGGCGGCATGGCCTACGTGCATTCCAAGCGGGCGCTGTCGGCCTACGTGCACGATCTGGCGACCGAGCTCGCGCCGCGCGGCATCCGAGCCAATGTCGTGCATCCCACCAACTGCAACACCAACATGCTGCAGAGCGAGCCGATGTACCGCTCCTTCCGGCCCGACCTCGAGAAGCCCGAGCTCAAGGATGCCGAGCCGGTGTTCTACGTCCAGCAGGCCATGAAGGTGCCGTGGATCGAGCCGGAGGACATCAGCAATGCGGTGCTGTGGTTGGCCTCCGACGAAGCGCGCTTCGTCACCGGTGCACAGTTGCGCGTCGACGCCGGCGGTTACCTGAAGTGGTACGACTACCACAACTAG
- a CDS encoding amidohydrolase family protein — translation MTVTVTERKPAAERVAVRCVDSDVHPTPRAGELTPYIPEPWRSKYFLTRKVGDQIYYDAPDYAHAYAMRVDTFPSDGNFAGSDPALAFKQLIMEAGADIAILEPAAYPARFPEVNHAMSVALNDWQANHWLDSHNNWHERWRGSVCVAIEAPEDSAREIERWAGHPYMGQVLIKAEPRPAWGDPKYNPIWEAATKHDITVSCHLSRSHHEELPIPPVGFPSYNHDFMVTYSLLAANQVMSMVFDGLFDRFPTLRIVLVEHAFSWILPLMWRMDAIYEARKSWLDIKRKPSEYVKDHIKFTTQPLDYPEDKTELSRAFEWMECEKILLYSSDYPHWTFDDPRWLVKHLPEHAREAVMFRNGIATYHLPETVPALEGQVRVF, via the coding sequence ATGACCGTGACAGTGACAGAGCGGAAGCCGGCGGCCGAGCGCGTCGCGGTGCGCTGCGTCGATTCCGATGTGCACCCGACGCCGAGAGCGGGCGAGTTGACGCCGTACATCCCGGAGCCATGGCGCAGCAAGTACTTCCTGACGCGCAAGGTCGGCGATCAGATCTACTACGACGCGCCGGATTACGCGCATGCCTATGCGATGCGCGTCGACACGTTCCCGTCGGACGGCAACTTCGCCGGCAGCGACCCGGCCCTTGCGTTCAAGCAGCTGATCATGGAGGCCGGGGCCGACATCGCGATCCTCGAACCCGCCGCCTATCCGGCGCGGTTCCCGGAGGTCAACCACGCGATGAGCGTCGCGCTCAACGACTGGCAGGCCAACCACTGGCTGGACAGCCACAACAACTGGCATGAGCGCTGGCGGGGATCGGTCTGTGTGGCGATCGAGGCGCCCGAGGACTCGGCACGCGAGATCGAGCGCTGGGCCGGGCATCCGTACATGGGCCAGGTGCTGATCAAAGCCGAACCCCGCCCGGCATGGGGTGATCCGAAGTACAACCCGATCTGGGAGGCCGCCACCAAGCACGACATCACGGTGAGCTGTCACCTGTCGCGCAGCCATCACGAAGAGCTGCCGATCCCGCCGGTCGGATTCCCCAGCTACAACCACGATTTCATGGTCACCTACTCGCTGCTGGCCGCGAACCAGGTGATGAGCATGGTGTTCGACGGTCTGTTCGACCGGTTCCCGACACTGCGAATCGTGTTGGTGGAGCACGCCTTCTCGTGGATTCTGCCGCTGATGTGGCGGATGGACGCGATTTACGAGGCCCGCAAATCGTGGCTGGACATCAAGCGCAAGCCCTCGGAGTACGTCAAGGACCACATCAAGTTCACCACCCAACCGCTGGACTACCCCGAGGACAAGACCGAGTTGTCGCGTGCGTTCGAGTGGATGGAGTGCGAGAAGATCCTGCTCTACAGCAGCGACTATCCGCATTGGACGTTCGACGATCCCCGCTGGCTGGTCAAGCACCTGCCCGAGCACGCCCGCGAGGCCGTGATGTTCCGCAACGGCATCGCCACGTATCACCTTCCCGAGACGGTTCCGGCCCTCGAGGGCCAGGTTCGGGTGTTCTGA
- a CDS encoding acyl-CoA dehydrogenase family protein translates to MQLTFDSDVEEFRAEFAAFLDEHLPSEAQTLERPRSVSHMPQWARDWQRLLFDNGWLLPAQPPEFGGRNATVVQQFVHLDELCRRRIYHSFNPQGVNIIAASLISFGSEEQKHRWAVPVLKAEITASLGMSEPSAGSDLASLRTRAVLDGDHFVVNGQKVWTSGAHDADFLLTFVRTDPDAPKHKGISALIIGTDTPGVVCRPFADMTGQDNLDFNEVFFTDARVPAENLVGPLNGGWGVANGSLGHERTMMWLGFADRIDNMIADFRPRTELQRDQYATTIMDYQALRAMGSAALARAARGEMDTASVSVLKLFGSEAERQAMENALAAAGADGLVHPSTSGPYEHMNLDHYFASWFERYARSFGGTIAGGTSEIQRNIIATQVLGLPRR, encoded by the coding sequence GTGCAGCTGACCTTTGATTCCGACGTCGAGGAGTTCCGCGCCGAGTTCGCGGCCTTTCTCGACGAGCACCTGCCGTCCGAGGCGCAGACGTTGGAGCGGCCGCGGTCGGTTTCGCACATGCCGCAGTGGGCACGCGACTGGCAGCGCCTGCTGTTCGACAACGGCTGGCTGCTGCCCGCGCAGCCCCCGGAGTTCGGCGGGCGCAACGCGACCGTCGTGCAGCAGTTCGTCCATCTCGACGAACTGTGCCGTCGGCGCATCTATCACAGCTTCAACCCGCAAGGCGTCAACATCATTGCGGCATCGTTGATTTCGTTCGGTTCGGAGGAGCAGAAGCACCGTTGGGCGGTGCCGGTGCTCAAGGCCGAGATCACCGCGTCGCTGGGGATGAGCGAACCGAGCGCAGGCTCCGACCTGGCCTCGTTACGCACCCGAGCGGTCCTGGATGGTGACCACTTCGTCGTCAACGGCCAGAAGGTGTGGACCTCGGGCGCGCACGACGCCGACTTCCTGTTGACCTTCGTGCGCACCGACCCCGATGCGCCCAAACACAAAGGCATCAGCGCGCTCATCATCGGTACGGACACACCGGGTGTGGTGTGCCGTCCGTTCGCCGACATGACGGGACAGGACAACCTCGACTTCAACGAGGTGTTCTTCACCGACGCCCGCGTCCCCGCCGAGAATCTGGTCGGACCGCTCAACGGCGGTTGGGGTGTCGCCAACGGTTCGCTCGGCCACGAACGCACGATGATGTGGCTCGGGTTCGCCGACCGGATCGACAACATGATCGCCGACTTCCGGCCGCGCACCGAACTGCAGCGCGACCAATACGCCACCACGATCATGGACTATCAGGCGTTGCGGGCGATGGGCTCGGCGGCGCTGGCGCGCGCCGCGCGCGGCGAGATGGACACCGCCTCGGTGTCGGTGCTGAAACTGTTCGGCTCCGAAGCCGAACGTCAGGCCATGGAGAACGCATTGGCGGCCGCGGGCGCCGACGGGCTGGTGCACCCGTCGACCTCCGGGCCCTACGAGCACATGAACCTCGACCACTACTTCGCGAGCTGGTTCGAGCGCTACGCCCGCAGTTTCGGCGGCACCATCGCCGGCGGTACGTCGGAGATCCAGCGCAACATCATCGCCACCCAGGTGCTCGGGTTGCCACGGCGCTGA
- a CDS encoding ferredoxin, producing the protein MKVSVDGTRCQGHTLCAMISPDSFELDDVDGHASPVNEVVPADQEDLVREAAQSCPEQAIVIE; encoded by the coding sequence GTGAAGGTTTCGGTTGACGGAACACGCTGCCAGGGGCACACCCTGTGCGCGATGATCTCACCCGATTCGTTCGAACTCGACGATGTCGACGGCCATGCATCGCCGGTGAACGAAGTGGTGCCCGCCGATCAGGAGGACCTCGTGAGGGAGGCGGCGCAGTCATGTCCGGAACAGGCCATCGTCATCGAATGA
- a CDS encoding ferredoxin produces the protein MSDGLRIRLDRTLCDGFGICAKHAPEYFSLDDWGYASLIGDGTVPENDRDAVMRALFDCPVHAIIYMGEHRPSDDNKVREEPRESSEPDPTAGDSNEAISGFVR, from the coding sequence ATGAGTGATGGCTTGCGGATTCGGCTCGACCGGACGCTGTGCGACGGCTTCGGGATCTGCGCCAAGCACGCGCCGGAGTACTTCTCGCTCGACGACTGGGGTTACGCGTCGCTGATCGGCGACGGAACGGTGCCGGAGAATGACCGCGACGCGGTGATGCGGGCCCTGTTCGACTGTCCCGTCCACGCGATCATCTACATGGGTGAACACCGGCCGTCAGACGACAACAAAGTGCGCGAAGAACCGCGCGAGTCCTCCGAGCCCGATCCGACGGCCGGCGACAGCAACGAAGCGATCTCGGGATTCGTTCGGTGA
- a CDS encoding sulfotransferase family protein produces MTHLDAGEMLARAEAATGLHDYGDPRLPERFSLVVEHLNSVGMDAGGARRAAEVCHWLLTSRLEFFADRRRYPLTEEVIERPMFVTGEPRSGTTLMHALMSVDPESRALRFWEVMYPSPPPGTVEAADPRRARADADWREINAKLPKWLHSHPYNDMLGDGLPEDERTWAFDFRVLTPTAWWRVPMQTVVGGLPADPTAQYRIHKAMLQNFQFHRPRKRWVLKGFHGFRLAEFFDAYPDATLLWLHRDPVQVAASRTMMMADILEGIVGPVDLQAAAKMHLQLTRESIANTMTNPLVDDPRILHVRYTDFVADQVGTVRRYYAFADRGLSADAGAAMRAYLAANPGDRHGKFRYSTSLLTDIGEDLDALHDEFRPFRERFGVEIEKRG; encoded by the coding sequence ATGACTCACCTCGACGCGGGAGAGATGCTCGCGCGCGCCGAGGCGGCAACCGGGTTGCACGACTACGGCGATCCGAGACTGCCCGAGCGCTTTTCGTTGGTCGTGGAGCACCTGAATTCGGTCGGCATGGACGCCGGCGGTGCGCGGCGGGCCGCCGAGGTGTGCCACTGGCTGCTGACCTCACGGCTGGAATTCTTCGCCGACCGTCGCCGCTATCCGCTCACCGAGGAGGTCATCGAGCGGCCGATGTTCGTCACCGGCGAACCGCGCTCGGGCACCACGCTGATGCACGCGCTGATGTCGGTGGATCCGGAGTCCCGCGCGCTTCGGTTCTGGGAGGTCATGTACCCGTCACCGCCGCCGGGCACTGTCGAGGCCGCCGATCCGCGGCGCGCACGCGCGGACGCCGACTGGCGCGAGATCAACGCCAAACTGCCGAAGTGGCTGCACAGCCACCCCTACAACGACATGCTGGGCGACGGCCTGCCCGAGGACGAACGGACCTGGGCGTTCGACTTCCGGGTGCTCACACCCACCGCGTGGTGGCGGGTGCCGATGCAGACCGTCGTCGGCGGGCTGCCCGCCGACCCGACGGCGCAGTACCGGATCCACAAGGCGATGCTGCAGAACTTCCAGTTTCACCGGCCGCGTAAGCGATGGGTACTCAAGGGATTCCACGGATTCCGGCTCGCCGAGTTCTTCGACGCTTACCCCGACGCGACGCTGCTCTGGTTGCATCGGGACCCGGTACAGGTCGCGGCGTCGCGCACGATGATGATGGCCGACATCCTCGAAGGCATCGTCGGCCCCGTCGATCTGCAGGCCGCCGCGAAGATGCACCTACAGTTGACCCGCGAGAGCATCGCCAACACGATGACCAATCCACTGGTCGACGATCCGCGGATTCTGCACGTGCGCTACACCGACTTCGTCGCCGATCAGGTCGGCACGGTACGTCGCTACTACGCATTCGCGGACCGGGGGCTGAGCGCGGATGCCGGGGCCGCGATGCGCGCCTACCTGGCAGCCAATCCCGGCGATCGGCACGGCAAGTTTCGGTACTCCACTTCGCTGCTGACCGACATCGGCGAAGATCTCGACGCGTTGCACGACGAGTTCCGGCCCTTCCGGGAGCGTTTCGGCGTCGAAATCGAGAAGCGGGGCTGA
- a CDS encoding amidohydrolase family protein codes for MQHPDGSSTPVDTPLIDASVHIFSKSNKDLRSFMREPFKSRGFPDYEMDWYGAPGGEYAPETERDRMYPGSDPDFVGRQLFSERGVDVAVLHPMTRGVMPDRHLGTAIAAAHNELMVTRWLDDNPYADRFRGTIRVNPDDITGALQIAKYADHPRVVQIAVPLQSRELYGKPQYWPLWEAAVEANLPVAVHIEVGAGVQYAPTPSGVPRTYENYVSFMALNYLYHLMNLIVEGVFERMPTLKFVWADGAADMMTPFMWRMDCFGRPHLEQTPWAPRMPSDYLPGHTYFVQGAMDGPGDVDYAGEWLSFTGKDDMVMYGSSYPHWQLNDLKVPAAYSDEQREKLCWRNAAELYGIDVGASMSAQ; via the coding sequence ATGCAACACCCGGACGGGAGTTCGACGCCCGTCGACACGCCGCTCATCGACGCCAGCGTGCACATCTTCAGCAAGTCGAACAAAGACCTGCGCAGCTTCATGCGCGAGCCGTTCAAGAGCCGCGGCTTCCCCGACTACGAGATGGACTGGTACGGCGCGCCCGGTGGCGAGTACGCACCCGAAACCGAGCGCGACCGCATGTATCCGGGGTCGGACCCGGACTTCGTCGGTCGGCAGCTGTTCTCCGAACGTGGCGTCGATGTCGCTGTCCTGCACCCGATGACGCGCGGCGTCATGCCGGATCGCCATCTCGGCACCGCGATCGCGGCGGCACACAACGAGCTGATGGTCACGCGTTGGCTCGACGACAATCCGTACGCCGACCGGTTCCGCGGCACCATCCGCGTCAACCCCGACGACATCACCGGCGCCCTGCAGATCGCCAAGTACGCCGATCATCCGCGGGTGGTGCAGATCGCTGTCCCGCTGCAGTCCCGCGAGCTGTACGGCAAGCCGCAGTACTGGCCGCTGTGGGAGGCCGCAGTGGAAGCGAACCTGCCCGTTGCGGTGCACATCGAGGTGGGGGCCGGCGTCCAGTACGCACCGACACCGTCCGGAGTGCCGAGGACCTACGAGAACTACGTCAGCTTCATGGCGCTGAATTACCTGTACCACCTGATGAATCTCATCGTCGAAGGGGTATTCGAAAGGATGCCGACATTGAAGTTCGTCTGGGCCGACGGGGCGGCCGACATGATGACGCCGTTCATGTGGCGGATGGACTGCTTCGGCCGACCGCACCTCGAGCAGACGCCGTGGGCGCCGCGGATGCCAAGCGATTATCTGCCGGGCCACACGTATTTCGTGCAGGGTGCGATGGACGGCCCCGGCGACGTGGACTATGCCGGGGAATGGCTGAGTTTCACCGGCAAGGACGACATGGTGATGTACGGGTCGAGCTATCCCCACTGGCAGCTCAACGACCTGAAGGTGCCCGCCGCGTACTCCGACGAACAGCGCGAGAAGCTCTGCTGGCGCAACGCCGCGGAGCTGTACGGCATAGACGTCGGCGCGTCGATGAGCGCACAGTGA
- a CDS encoding acyl-CoA dehydrogenase family protein: MAWDFSTDPEWAEQLAWVEQFVREECEPIDYIVKESHDLNDPVRQALIPPLQEIVKERGLWATHLGPHLGGPGFGQVKLALLNEILGRSECAPIVFGSQAPDSGNSEILAHYGTPELKQRYLEPLLDNRIVSCFSMTEPHGGADPKVFTTTATRDGDQWVINGEKWYSSFASMASFIIVMAMTDPDAPPYQRYSMFVVPGGTAGVNVLRDVGLGYQPIGGGGREGYVRYENVRVPDDHMLGPRGGAFVVAQTRLGGGRIHHAMRTVGLVRRIFDMLTERAVSRYTQGSVLADKQMVQEMIADSWMEIEAFRLLTLQTAWKIDKYNDYKAVRGDISAVKAMMQKVLHDVSARALQLHGSLGTSHEMPFVQYLTESFVLGLADGPTEVHKVTLARLLLKDVTPAPDAFPSEHLLRLRAAAEAKFADKLAGIPRN; this comes from the coding sequence GTGGCGTGGGACTTCTCGACGGACCCGGAGTGGGCGGAGCAACTGGCGTGGGTCGAGCAGTTCGTGCGCGAGGAGTGCGAACCGATCGACTACATCGTCAAGGAGTCGCATGACCTCAATGACCCGGTGCGCCAGGCGCTGATCCCGCCGCTGCAGGAGATCGTCAAAGAGCGGGGGCTGTGGGCCACCCACCTGGGCCCGCACCTCGGCGGGCCCGGTTTCGGTCAGGTCAAACTGGCGCTGCTCAACGAAATCCTCGGCCGATCCGAGTGCGCGCCGATCGTGTTCGGCTCTCAGGCACCGGATTCGGGCAACAGCGAGATCCTTGCCCACTACGGAACACCGGAACTCAAGCAACGGTATCTCGAACCGCTGCTCGACAACCGGATCGTGTCGTGCTTCTCGATGACCGAACCCCACGGCGGCGCCGACCCGAAGGTGTTCACCACCACGGCCACCCGCGACGGTGACCAGTGGGTCATCAACGGCGAGAAGTGGTATTCGTCGTTCGCCTCGATGGCGTCGTTCATCATCGTCATGGCCATGACGGACCCCGATGCCCCGCCTTATCAACGGTATTCGATGTTCGTGGTGCCGGGCGGCACTGCCGGCGTCAACGTGCTGCGCGATGTCGGGCTCGGCTATCAGCCAATCGGCGGTGGCGGGCGAGAAGGGTATGTCCGCTACGAGAACGTCCGCGTACCCGACGATCACATGCTGGGACCGCGCGGCGGCGCCTTCGTCGTCGCGCAGACCAGGCTCGGCGGCGGACGCATCCACCACGCCATGCGAACCGTCGGTCTGGTTCGGCGGATCTTCGACATGCTTACTGAGCGGGCGGTGTCGCGCTACACCCAAGGTTCGGTGCTGGCCGACAAGCAGATGGTGCAGGAGATGATCGCCGACTCGTGGATGGAGATCGAGGCGTTTCGGCTGCTGACCCTGCAGACCGCGTGGAAGATCGACAAATACAACGACTACAAGGCCGTGCGCGGGGACATCTCCGCCGTCAAGGCCATGATGCAGAAGGTGTTACACGACGTGTCGGCACGGGCCCTGCAGCTGCACGGCTCGCTGGGCACCTCGCACGAGATGCCGTTCGTGCAGTACCTGACGGAGTCGTTCGTGTTGGGTCTTGCCGACGGGCCGACCGAGGTCCACAAGGTGACGCTGGCCCGGCTGCTGCTCAAAGACGTCACGCCGGCGCCAGACGCGTTTCCGTCCGAACACCTGCTTCGACTGCGGGCAGCCGCCGAAGCCAAGTTCGCCGACAAGCTCGCGGGTATCCCGCGGAACTGA
- a CDS encoding sugar phosphate isomerase/epimerase family protein, which yields MGASLREMESHWRALGVRRLSLIDSQLAEPDLATMVASGYSVETVCHLFATRDSLLRVIEGAADVGARAVYMLTGGRGRLDWADAAERFRDAVTPCVAAAEQAGVALAIENASSLYADIHIAHSLRDTITLAEMTGLGICIDLFHCWAEAELPALLERALPRTQAIQLSDYVLGDRALPARAVPGDGTIPIERFVATVLGAGYPHHFDLELIGPRIEREGRLEASRRACAVVSAMLEERDG from the coding sequence ATGGGCGCATCGCTGCGCGAGATGGAGTCGCACTGGCGGGCGCTCGGCGTCCGGCGGCTCAGCCTGATCGACTCGCAGTTGGCCGAGCCGGATCTGGCAACGATGGTCGCGAGCGGGTATTCGGTCGAAACGGTGTGTCACCTGTTCGCAACGCGGGATTCGCTGCTGCGGGTCATCGAGGGGGCGGCCGACGTCGGCGCGAGGGCGGTCTACATGCTGACCGGCGGGCGTGGCAGGCTTGATTGGGCGGACGCCGCCGAGCGTTTCCGCGATGCCGTCACGCCCTGCGTGGCGGCCGCCGAGCAGGCGGGGGTGGCATTGGCGATCGAGAACGCGTCCAGTCTCTACGCCGACATCCACATCGCCCACAGCCTGCGCGACACGATCACACTGGCAGAGATGACCGGGCTGGGAATCTGCATCGACCTGTTTCACTGCTGGGCCGAGGCGGAACTGCCGGCGCTGCTCGAGCGGGCGTTACCGCGAACGCAGGCGATCCAGTTGAGCGACTACGTACTCGGCGACCGCGCCCTGCCTGCGCGCGCCGTGCCCGGCGACGGCACCATTCCCATCGAGCGCTTCGTCGCCACGGTGCTCGGGGCGGGATATCCACATCACTTCGACCTCGAACTGATCGGGCCGCGCATCGAGCGGGAGGGCCGCCTGGAGGCCTCCCGGCGCGCCTGCGCGGTGGTATCGGCGATGCTGGAAGAACGCGACGGCTAG